One window of the Candidatus Saccharibacteria bacterium genome contains the following:
- a CDS encoding RNA methyltransferase, translating to MLISSLQNPKIKHIVRLKSRRQRDLNQLILVEGYRAVSLALKNGFALNEIYFCPDLYSGSKEQELVENLLGQNAGGYKTYQTTAEVFSKMAYRDQPEGLIAIGPQFDTSIRNLPVNPDSLFLVAESVEKPGNLGTMLRSADAAGAEAVIICDGVTDVFNPNVVRASVGALFTIKVGQATSQELFEWSAQNKIQLVAATPSAKQPYTRADLTGKIAIAVGAEQSGLSKTWLDQAGQKVRIPMHGQVDSLNVSAAATVILFEALRQRS from the coding sequence GTGCTTATATCTAGCTTGCAAAACCCTAAGATCAAACACATTGTAAGACTCAAAAGTCGTCGCCAACGCGACTTAAACCAGTTGATCTTAGTTGAAGGCTATCGCGCTGTCAGCCTAGCTCTCAAAAATGGTTTTGCACTGAATGAGATATATTTTTGCCCTGATCTATATTCTGGCTCTAAGGAGCAAGAGCTTGTAGAGAACCTTTTAGGGCAAAATGCTGGTGGTTACAAAACCTACCAAACCACAGCTGAGGTGTTTTCAAAGATGGCTTACCGAGATCAGCCTGAAGGCTTGATTGCTATTGGGCCACAGTTCGACACATCAATCAGAAACTTGCCGGTAAATCCTGACTCATTGTTCTTGGTTGCAGAGTCAGTCGAAAAGCCAGGCAACCTAGGTACAATGTTGCGTAGTGCCGATGCTGCCGGCGCCGAGGCTGTAATTATTTGTGATGGCGTAACCGATGTTTTTAACCCCAACGTTGTTCGAGCCAGCGTAGGCGCCCTGTTTACGATAAAAGTTGGGCAGGCTACTAGCCAAGAACTTTTTGAATGGAGCGCCCAAAACAAGATACAGCTTGTAGCCGCCACACCATCAGCTAAGCAGCCTTATACTCGAGCTGATTTGACCGGAAAGATTGCCATTGCAGTTGGTGCCGAACAATCTGGTCTATCCAAAACTTGGTTAGACCAGGCCGGGCAAAAGGTTCGAATTCCTATGCACGGTCAAGTCGACTCACTGAATGTTTCGGCCGCCGCAACAGTTATATTGTTTGAAGCACTAAGGCAGCGCAGCTAA
- a CDS encoding sortase, whose amino-acid sequence MSKANKKKPELEISELSNVPTPAKGVPKIDLRGNSLAKAGPKTKKLSADKKQAVTNELADFKKKQRWRNVRFAVVAFVVFALVFNYQVIYSQFLFFFNKPSTQQSKQVNPTPTPTQTTNAPAQAQLTTPENVIIIPKINVRAPLVFPDSINEAVVLKALESGVAHYAGTANPGDVGNAVFFGHSSNDWWQPGNYKYVFVLLEKLAPGDTYQINYNSRKYIYTVTSTKIVEPTDLSVLKQTAEPTSTLITCTPPGTSWKRFIVSAKQTEPAPAATQDKTTSPAEQNTASQPPANTVLPSAAPSIWSQISDFFAKLWNTVTGRKPQPAAQTETSVPPAKAQQQRLPEVQ is encoded by the coding sequence ATGAGTAAAGCCAACAAAAAAAAGCCCGAGCTCGAGATAAGTGAGCTTTCAAATGTCCCAACCCCAGCCAAGGGTGTGCCCAAAATTGATCTCCGTGGCAACAGCTTGGCCAAAGCTGGTCCTAAAACCAAAAAGCTATCGGCCGACAAAAAGCAAGCAGTTACCAATGAGTTGGCAGACTTTAAGAAGAAGCAAAGATGGCGCAATGTGCGGTTTGCGGTGGTGGCTTTTGTGGTCTTCGCGCTCGTTTTCAATTACCAAGTTATTTACAGCCAATTCTTGTTTTTCTTCAATAAACCCAGCACTCAACAGTCTAAGCAAGTTAATCCAACCCCGACACCGACCCAAACAACCAACGCACCGGCTCAGGCTCAACTTACCACTCCAGAGAATGTAATTATTATTCCCAAAATTAATGTTAGGGCTCCATTGGTCTTTCCAGATAGTATAAATGAGGCTGTGGTACTTAAGGCCCTAGAGAGCGGCGTGGCTCACTATGCCGGCACTGCCAACCCGGGCGATGTTGGCAACGCCGTATTCTTTGGGCACTCTAGCAACGATTGGTGGCAACCCGGCAACTATAAGTATGTGTTTGTATTGCTAGAAAAACTGGCGCCTGGCGACACATATCAGATTAACTACAATTCTCGCAAATATATCTATACAGTAACTTCGACCAAGATTGTTGAGCCAACTGATCTAAGCGTATTAAAGCAGACAGCCGAACCAACCTCTACACTAATTACCTGTACACCCCCTGGCACTAGCTGGAAGCGTTTTATTGTGAGTGCTAAACAAACTGAACCGGCTCCTGCTGCGACTCAAGATAAAACTACCAGCCCGGCCGAGCAAAACACAGCCTCGCAACCTCCAGCCAATACTGTGCTGCCAAGCGCCGCGCCCTCTATCTGGAGTCAGATTTCAGATTTCTTTGCTAAGCTATGGAATACAGTTACAGGTCGTAAACCTCAACCAGCTGCACAGACCGAAACCTCCGTACCGCCTGCAAAAGCCCAGCAACAACGCTTACCCGAGGTGCAGTAG